A stretch of DNA from Brevibacillus ruminantium:
CAAGAAGAATCCGGATATAAAGATCTCCTTTTGCGGAAAAGTATGAAGATGAGACTGACAGAAACCTTGGCTTTTGTGGTAGGGATGCTCATGCTCTCCCAGTTCTTCAACACCCGAACGGATGTATTCAAAGTGATGGCTTTTGCGATTGCCATTGCAGTTGTCGGGCTGGCACCGTTTCTGTACAAGTCTCTGCTGCGACCTTCGTACAAGCTGAGCAAAACACATCTGATCGTCACCATCAGCGGACAGGAAACCCGTTATCCGCTGTCTGAGGTGGAACCGATCTTCGAAGGGCGCCATCTGTACAGACTGAGCGGAAAACGCGAGTCGCTGATGGTTTCGAGGCAATTTCTCAGCAAACTGAATGAACAATTATTCCTATATCAAAAGGGCAAGAAGAGGAGATAGCAGATGAAACCGTTTTATCGCGACACGTGGATAGAGGTTGATCTGGATGCCATTCGTGCGAATGTAGAGAGCTTTCGCAGGCATATTCCGTCCGGCACAGGGATCATGGCAGTCGTGAAGGCAGATGGATACGGACATGGAGCTGTTCAGGTAGGGGAGGAAGCGCTGCGAAGCGGGGCCGATTCGCTTGCTGTAGCCATGCTCGATGAAGCCGTTGTGCTGCGAAAAGCTGGGATCACCGCTCCTGTTCTTGTCTTGGGCTATACGCCGGTTGAGTCTGTAGAGCAGGCCAGCCAGCTCGGAATCGAGCTGACTGCGTATCATACTGAGTGGATCGAACAGGCGCATGAAAAGTTGAAACACAGTGGAGCTCAACCAGTCGGTATTCATATCAAAACGGATACCGGGATGGGCAGACTGGGCGTGCGTACGTCAGACGAGCTGCTCAGTGTCGTGGAAGCTCTGGAAAAAACGCCATATTTGAAGTGGACAGGAGTTTTTACCCATTTTGCTTGTGCCGATGAAGAGGACACGACTCATACGATTGAGCAGCATCGATCCTTTCAGACGTTGCTCTCCGCCTTGCGGGATGCGGGAAAAGAGATTCCTCGTGTCCATTGCTGCAATACGGCTGCTGCGATGGTCTTTCCTGAATGGGGGTATGATACAATCCGTTTGGGCATAGGTTTATACGGGTTATATCCTTCGCCGTATCTGAAGCAGCGTTCTGCAGTGTCATTGCTGCCGGCATTGTCCCTGAAGACGCGCATCACTCATGTAAAAACCTCTCCGGAAGCAATGACGGTCAGTTACGGAGCAACGTATACAGCCAGTCCGGGAGAACAGATTGCCACACTTCCCATCGGATATGCGGATGGTTTTTCCCGGTCGCTCTCCAATCGAGGGTCCGTTTTACACGCTGGGAAACGCTCTCCGATTGTGGGCAGAGTCTGTATGGATCAGATCATGGTCAAAATCGAAAGCGATACCGCCCATGTCGGCGACGAAGTGG
This window harbors:
- the alr gene encoding alanine racemase, translating into MKPFYRDTWIEVDLDAIRANVESFRRHIPSGTGIMAVVKADGYGHGAVQVGEEALRSGADSLAVAMLDEAVVLRKAGITAPVLVLGYTPVESVEQASQLGIELTAYHTEWIEQAHEKLKHSGAQPVGIHIKTDTGMGRLGVRTSDELLSVVEALEKTPYLKWTGVFTHFACADEEDTTHTIEQHRSFQTLLSALRDAGKEIPRVHCCNTAAAMVFPEWGYDTIRLGIGLYGLYPSPYLKQRSAVSLLPALSLKTRITHVKTSPEAMTVSYGATYTASPGEQIATLPIGYADGFSRSLSNRGSVLHAGKRSPIVGRVCMDQIMVKIESDTAHVGDEVVLYGRQGEEEISLDEVAALVGTINYEIPCMLNYRIPRVYQREGKRTEVFHPLAMTHMPAESVNN